One genomic window of Oncorhynchus clarkii lewisi isolate Uvic-CL-2024 chromosome 5, UVic_Ocla_1.0, whole genome shotgun sequence includes the following:
- the LOC139409021 gene encoding ras-related protein Rab-3B-like produces the protein MAKADQRFGQRDGSDQNFDYMFKLLIIGNSSVGKTSFLFRYADDSFSNSFVSTVGIDFKVKTVYRNEKRVKLQIWDTAGQERYRTITTAYYRGAMGFILMYDICNEESFNAVQDWATQIKTYSWDNAQVIMVGNKCDMDEERVVPAEKGKHLADQLGFEYYEASAKENINVRQVFERLVDIICVKMSERVDVEPPMAPSIKTTRLTDKPPQLPQKCTCA, from the exons ATGGCGAAGGCAGACCAGCGCTTTGGGCAGAGAGATGGCTCCGACCAGAACTTTGACTACATGTTCAAGCTCCTCATCATTGGCAACAGCAGCGTGGGCAAGACCAGCTTCCTGTTCCGCTACGCCGACGACTCCTTCAGCAACTCTTTCGTCAGCACGGTGGGCATCGACTTCAAGGTCAAGACCGTCTACAGGAACGAAAAGAGGGTCAAGCTCCAGATATGG GATACAGCAGGGCAGGAGAGGTACAGGACTATCACCACCGCCTACTACCGTGGAGCTATGGGCTTCATCCTCATGTACGACATCTGCAACGAAGAGTCCTTCAACGCTGTACAGGACTG ggctaCCCAGATAAAAACCTACTCGTGGGATAACGCTCAGGTCATCATGGTGGGTAACAAGTGTGACATGGACGAGGAGAGGGTAGTGCCCGCAGAGAAGGGCAAGCACTTGGCTGACCAATTAG ggttCGAGTACTACGAGGCCAGCGCCAAGGAGAACATTAATGTCCGCCAGGTGTTTGAGCGGCTGGTCGACATCATCTGCGTCAAGATGTCCGAACGAGTGGACGTGGAGCCGCCTATGGCCCCCAGCATCAAGACCACAAGGCTCACCGACAAGCCCCCCCAGCTACCTCAGAAGTGCACCTGTGCCTGA
- the LOC139409022 gene encoding nardilysin-like, whose amino-acid sequence MPQTSKVNSSAAGGPGQVSAPDHGEPPPPQAEPRDLAAGDGGVGGDEDQGDLQINKSPSDPKKYRYIELTNGLRVLLISDFSGADGKDACGEEEEEEDGASGGGEEAEEEGDSGEGTEEEDEDAEEEHDSDFEELDEEQEGKQKKGSSEKQSAAALCISVGSFSDPEDLPGLAHFLEHMVFMGSEKYPAENGFDAFLKKHGGSDNASTDCERTIFQFDVQRKYFREALDRWAQFFICPLMIEDAIDREVEAVDSEYQLARPSDSHRKEMLFGSLARPKHPMGKFCWGNAQTLKHEPREKQINTYQRLRDFWKRYYSAHYMTLTVQSKETLNTLEEWVREVFSKVPNNAQPRPDFSDLQDPFDTPTFNKLYRIVPVRKVHALTVTWALPPQGKQYRVKPLHYISWLIGHEGAGSILSLLRKKCWALALFGGNSETGFDQNTTYSIFSISITLTDEGFQNFHQVVHLVFQYMKMLQTLGPQQRIYEEIQKIEANEFHYQEQTDPIEYVENICENMQLFPKEDFLTGDQLMFEYNPEVISLALALLTPERANLLLLSPEHEGYCSHKEKWFGTNYSMEDLPEEWARRWAGDFDLNPDLHLPAENKFIATDFTLKPSDCPDTEVPVRIVNNERGCLWFKKDNKFKIPKAYVRFNLLSPMIQKSPENLVLFDIFVNILAHNLAEPAYEADVAQLEYKLIAGEHGLVIRVKGFNHKLPLLLNLIVDHLADFTAEPGVFNMFAEQLKKTYFNILIKPERLGKDVRLLILEHCRWSVIQKYQAIMKGLTVDDLMTFVSGLKAQLYTEGLVQGNFTSTESMKFLQYFIDKLQFKRLSVEVPVLFRVVELPQKPHLCKVKSLNKGDANSEVTVYYQSGLKNLREHTLMELLVMHMEEPCFDFLRTKETLGYQVYPTCRNTSGVLGFSITVETQATKFNTDYVETKIEEFLVSFGEKMTNLTDEAFKTQVTALIKLKECEDTHLGEEVDRNWFEVVTQQYVFDRLNREIEALKLITKAELVSWFMEHRDTTSKKLSVHVVGFGEEENDQVGQSSCGPNPAGGEVDQDQALKTSSYGEVSKLTFLPASPMLADATLINDIRTFTSSLTLYPYHKILK is encoded by the exons ATGCCTCAGACGAGTAAAGTGAATAGTTCTGCAGCAGGCGGCCCTGGGCAGGTGTCTGCACCAGACCACGGTGAGCCGCCACCACCCCAAGCCGAGCCCAGGGACCTGGCTGCGGGGGATGGAGGGGTAGGAGGTGACGAAGACCAGGGAGACCTCCAGATCAACAAGTCACCCAGCGATCCTAAGAAGTACAG GTATATCGAGCTGACCAATGGCCTGAGAGTTCTCCTCATCTCAGACTTTAGCGGGGCAGACGGCAAGGACGCCtgcggagaggaggaggaggaagaggacggagcatcaggaggtggagaggaagcGGAAGAAGAGGGGGATTCAGGGGAGGGcacagaagaggaggacgaggatgCGGAAGAAGAGCACGACAGTGACTTTGAGGAGCTAGATGAGGAGCAAGAAGGGAAACAGAAGAAGGGGAGCTCAGAGAAACAG TCTGCAGCTGCTCTCTGTATCAGTGTGGGGAGCTTCAGTGACCCGGAGGACCTTCCAGGCCTGGCCCATTTCCTTGAGCACA tGGTGTTCATGGGCAGTGAGAAGTACCCCGCTGAGAACGGTTTCGATGCCTTCCTGAAGAAGCACGGCGGAAGCGACAATGCCTCCACCGACTGTGAGCGGACCATCTTCCAGTTTGACGTCCAGAGGAAGTACTTCCGCGAGGCTCTCGACAG ATGGGCCCAGTTCTTCATCTGCCCGCTGATGATCGAGGACGCCATCGACAGAGAGGTGGAAGCAGTGGACAGTG AGTACCAACTGGCTCGTCCATCAGACTCCCACCGCAAGGAGATGCTGTTCGGAAGCCTGGCCAGGCCCAAGCACCCCATGGGCAAGTTCTGCTGGG GAAATGCTCAGACCCTGAAGCACGAGCCCAGAGAGAAGCAGATCAACACCTACCAGCGTCTCCGAGACTTCTGGAAGAGATACTACTCTGCTCACTACATGACCCTCACAGTGCAGTCCAAAG AGACATTGAACACACTGGAGGAATGGGTTAGAGAGGTCTTCAGCAAGGTGCCCAACAA CGCCCAACCGAGGCCTGACTTCTCTGACCTCCAGGACCCGTTCGACACACCAACCTTCAACAAGCTCTACAGAA ttgtTCCTGTGAGGAAGGTGCATGCTCTCACAGTCACCTGGGCATTACCTCCTCAGGGCAAGCAGTACAG GGTGAAGCCCCTGCACTACATCTCCTGGTTGATTGGGCACGAAGGCGCCGGCAGCATCTTATCCTTGCTCCGGAAGAAGTGCTGGGCCCTGGCTCTTTTTGGAGGGAACAGTGAGACAGGCTTTGACCAGAACACCACCTACTCCATCTTTTCCATATCCATCACGCTCACTGACGAAGGATTCCAGAACTTTCATCAG GTGGTTCATCTAGTGTTCCAGTATATGAAGATGCTGCAGACTCTGGGTCCACAGCAGAGGATCTATGAAGAAATCCAGAAGATCGAAGCCAATGAGTTCCACTACCAGGAGCAG ACCGACCCCATAGAGTATGTGGAGAACATCTGTGAGAACATGCAGCTCTTCCCCAAAGAGGACTTCCTGACTGGAGACCAGCTCATGTTTGAGTATAACCCAGAg GTGATCTCCTTGGCCCTGGCCCTGCTTACCCCAGAGAGGGCCAACCTGCTACTGCTGTCCCCGGAGCACGAGGGCTACTGCTCCCACAAGGAGAAGTGGTTCGGCACCAACTACAGCATGGAGG ACCTACCTGAGGAGTGGGCACGGCGCTGGGCCGGAGACTTTGACCTCAACCCCGACCTCCACCTGCCTGCTGAGAACAAGTTCATTG CAACGGATTTCACCCTGAAACCATCGGACTGTCCAGACACAGAAGTCCCGGTGCGGATAGTGAACAATGAGAGGGGCTGTCTCTGGTTCAAAAAGGACAATAAGTTCAAGATACCTAaag CTTATGTCCGTTTCAACCTCCTCTCCCCAATGATTCAGAAATCTCCAGAGAA CCTGGTGCTGTTTGACATCTTTGTGAACATCTTGGCCCATAACCTGGCAGAGCCGGCCTACGAGGCTGATGTGGCCCAACTGGAGTACAAACTGATTGCTGGGGAGCACGGACTCGTCATCAGGGTCAAGGGCTTCAACCACAAGCTGCCT TTGCTGTTGAACTTGATAGTGGACCACCTGGCAGACTTCACGGCTGAGCCCGGTGTGTTTAACATGTTCGCAGAGCAGCTGAAGAAGACCTACTTCAACATCCTCATCAAGCCAGAGAGGCTGGGGAA ggatgtGCGTCTGTTGATCCTGGAACACTGTCGCTGGTCGGTCATCCAGAAGTACCAGGCCATCATGAAGGGCCTCACCGTGGATGACCTCATGACCTTTGTCAGCGGCCTCAAAGCCCAGCTCTACACCGAGGGGCTGGTGCAGGGCAACTTCACGAGCACT GAGTCAATGAAGTTTCTGCAGTATTTTATTGA CAAACTGCAGTTCAAGCGTCTGTCCGTGGAGGTCCCTGTGCTCTTCAGAGTGGTGGAGCTTCCTCAGAAGCCTCACCTGTGCAAAGTCAAGTCCCTCAACAAAGGAGATGCCAACTCTGAAGTTACAGTCTACTACCAG TCAGGCCTGAAGAACCTGAGAGAACACACGCTGATGGAGTTACTGGTG ATGCACATGGAGGAGCCTTGCTTTGATTTCCTCAGGACAAAGGAGACTCTTGG CTATCAGGTGTACCCCACATGCAGAAACACTTCGGGAGTCCTGGGCTTCTCCATCACCGTGGAAACGCAGGCCACCAAGTTCAA CACGGACTACGTGGAGACCAAGATCGAGGAGTTCCTGGTGAGCTTCGGGGAGAAGATGACCAACCTCACGGACGAGGCCTTCAAGACCCAGGTGACTGCTCTCATCAAGCTCAAAGAGTGTGAGGACACGCACCTGGGGGAGGAGGTGGACCGCAACTGGTTCGAGGTGGTCACCCAGCAGTACGTCTTCGACCGACTCAACAGAGAG ATTGAGGCTCTGAAGCTCATCACCAAAGCAGAGCTGGTGTCCTGGTTCATGGAGCACAGGGACACCACCAGCAAGAAACTCAGCGTGCAC gTGGTAGGCTTCGGAGAAGAGGAGAACGACCAGGTAGGCCAGAGCAGCTGCGGCCCGAACCCCGCAGGGGGCGAAGTGGACCAAGACCAGGCCCTTAAAACCTCCTCCTACGGAGAAGTGTCCAAGCTGACCTTCCTGCCCGCCTCGCCCATGCTGGCCGACGCCACGCTCATCAACGACATCCGCACGTTCacctcttccctcaccctctaCCCCTACCACAAAATCCTCAAGTAA